The genomic window agaGATAAGAGTCTTGTGCTGCAAAACGTCTGCAACTTTTCTGTTTTCTCATCTCTTATTAATTTATAAGCATAGTGGTAGTGATACAAGGAGAAACAAGCACTGTTCGTACTTTCAGCTGCTCTCGATCCGACTTGTCCGCGCCATTCCAAACACGATAAATGAGAAGAACTTACACACACAGAGACACAAATGTACATACCGCACATGTCCGAGGAAGAAACAAACAACACAAACGTACATGCATATATTGATGCTGCAACCCagctagtgttttttttttggggggggggggggtggggggggggggggggggtgagagGGGAATTAGGTTTAATAATTATATAGTACATAAATAATTATAGTATATATACTGCAAGTATCTCTAGCTAGCATCTTTTCTTTAAGGATATGACGATCCAAGCAAACTTTGTCTTCTCCATCTCAAGGTGGCTGGCAACACGGTGAGCATAGTCTGTGAACAGTGCACTTAATATGCCCTCTCCAAAATGGCTTGCAATTAGGGGCTCGGTTACGGCTCTAACACAGTTTGCGACATTGATTCCACTCAAGGCACTGTCGTGCACAATGTCACCTTGTGAGTCATCATAGGGATCCCAGTTGCACTCAAACAGATGCATATGGTCCATGTCAAACAAATTGACGCGATTCACAATTTCCTCCAACTCACCAACCGATGGACCATATAAAGGTAGATTGAAGGAGTCAAGCTTTTCCTTCTCCACGAGACCCTATTAAGTATTAATACACATCGAAAGTTTAGTTTAGATTTTATTAACATGGAAATCCCATAATTTTACTACACACACTGTCTCTAGGATAGTCATTTATCTATATTCTCTCTTTTCTAGATATTTAGAATATAGATAAAGGACTATTCTAGCTGTATTAAGTGAGAGTTAGTTGTTAATTGGTGGATAAGATTGGATGAAATTTGAGTTGATTAATATGGCAACCTATAATAGCTGTAAATCCGCACAGCCTAGCCCGGTAGGCCCACTTACACATAGCAATCTAGTTATACTTTTGTGCTCGTTtcatgtaaaagggttaactcAGAAGTTGTATGGTTAGAGCGACAAggttttataagttggtttTACTCTTGCTCAACTCGTAAGATAGTCACTCATAGGCTACATCCTAATTGGGCCCAGAGTGTCACACAAATAGTACACCAAAAATCTCTTATATCATGAATAAGATAGGAGAGGCAAAGTCCCTTATATTACAGGATGTAGGTATATATTTGGTTAACCAAGAATACTCCAATCACAAAATCTGTTGCACTTTAGGATGTGTGTAGTCAAACATCAAAATCATAAATTACTAATTAACGATATATGCAAAACTATTGagacatgatatatatatgtaaaaaaaatgaaattgattagtagaTTAGTCAAGAAGAATGCCTTTATGTAGACATATTTTCAATAACTTTCCATAGATCTATTTGAAGGAAAAGTTATGCTAAAACATATGCAGAGTGGGATCAAAGGAGTATATTACCTCAGCAACAAGAGATTGTAGTGATTTTCCAAGCAAACCAAAAATATCATTTACATCTCCACTATATGGGTCCTCACTCTTCCTTCCATAAATTGTTAGTACCATCCGCCCCCCATCCACTAGTTCCTCGTGGCGTAActtgaggaagagagagaagtcCTTGATGAACTGCTCTTGGAATAGCTTCACCACGTGTAGTGG from Oryza glaberrima chromosome 6, OglaRS2, whole genome shotgun sequence includes these protein-coding regions:
- the LOC127777634 gene encoding anthranilate O-methyltransferase 1-like isoform X1, giving the protein MNVNVEHDFHMVGGEGEISYAKNSRVQAKAMIEAKFVLDKAIRELYATLLANTMVVADLGCSSGQNTLHFVSEVINIFTKHQNNLGQSDTVDLQFFLNDLPGNDFNHLFRILNTFTFKGASNHKGDILPAYHIYGAPGSYYTRLFPPQAVHLFHSSLSLHWRSQVPEQLNGKQKSYLNEENIYITKTTPLHVVKLFQEQFIKDFSLFLKLRHEELVDGGRMVLTIYGRKSEDPYSGDVNDIFGLLGKSLQSLVAEGLVEKEKLDSFNLPLYGPSVGELEEIVNRVNLFDMDHMHLFECNWDPYDDSQGDIVHDSALSGINVANCVRAVTEPLIASHFGEGILSALFTDYAHRVASHLEMEKTKFAWIVISLKKRC